ATGTCCGGAGCTCGTCCGCTTCATCTTGCCGGGTGGCAGTGTCGGTGCGGCGAGCCTGCACGTCTCACGTACCGTCTGTCGCCGTGTCGAGCGAGAGCTCGTCAACGTCGACGCCGCCGCTCGTCAGCTCCCGTACTATAACCGGCTGAGCGACTATTTGTTCACCGCGGCCCGTTACGCCAATGTCGTGGCCGGAGTTCCCGATCAAGAATACGCCCGCGGTGCGGACGTGTTCAAAACGAAAAAGAAAAAGGAGTAGATCAACTTATGAAAGGAATCGAACAATTCCAACAACGACTGCATTATTCGGTCTACCCGACCCAAAAATTTAAAACGACGACATGCCTCGTCTCATTTGCGGCCCCACTGTCGGCTGAGACGATTGCCGACCGGGCTTTACTGCCGTATGTGATGGAGAAAGCGACCGAAGCCTATCCGTCGATCGAACTGTTTCATACGCCGCTCGAACAATTATATGACGCGAGCCTTTACGCCGGAGCGTCGAAAGTCGGCAAAGAACATGTCATCCAGTTCCAACTCGAAGTCGTGAGCGATGCGCTCGTCGGCGAACCGGTGCTCAGTGAGGCGATCAAGCTGCTCGAAGAAGTACTCCTTCGTCCGAACGCCTATGACGGGGCGTTCCAACCGCTCATCGTCGAACAGGAGGCCCGTCTCCAGCGTCAGCGCATCGAATCGGTATACGATGACAAGATGCGCTTCGCCCAGCAACGTCTTCAAGAACTGCTCGGCGGCGAACTCGCCATCCAGTCGCTCGGTACACTCGAACAGTTGGAGCACGTGACGCCTAAGACGCTCTTTGATGCCTATACCTCGATGATCCGTCACGATCGTGTCGACGTCTACGTCGTCGGCGACGTGAGTCGTGAGCAAGTGACTGCCGCGTTCGCGCCGCTCGAAGGGCTCGGGGAACGACTCGTCCGTGAGTATCCACAGCCGGTCGACCGTGAGTTTCAGCGTCTCGAGGAACATCAAACGATCAATCAGAGCAAATTGCACCTCGCCTATCAAGTCGACGTCGACCCGCGCAGTGAAGACGCTGTCCGGATGCAAGTCGTCAACGGCCTGTTCGGCGGCTTCCCGCACTCGAAACTGTTCATGAACGTCCGGGAGAAAGAGAGTTTGGCCTACTATGCCGCCTCGCAGTACAGCTCACTCAGCCGGATGTTATTCGTCTATGCCGGGATCGATGCCTCGAACCAGGCGAAGACCGAGGCAATCATCGCCGACCAACTCGCCGACCTCCAGGCCGGGACTTTCGAGGACGAGACACTCGAACAGACGAAAGCGATGCTGTACCATCAACGTCGTCAACTCGGGGATAACCCGCGCCAATTGATCGCTTGGATGAGCGGCTCGGACATCCGTCCGTTCTCGCTCGAGGAAGAGATGGCCATCATCGAGCGGACCTCGCGGGATGATGTGGCCGCGCTCGCTAAGGGCCTGGATTTACAGGCTGTCTATTGTTTAAAGGGGGGAACTGTATGAAACTCGATTTTCCAAACGTCGGAGAAACGCTCCATCACACCGTCCTCGAGAACGGATTGACGGTCTATTTATTGAAGAAGACCGGTTATGAGAAGACGTATGCCACGTTCACGACGAGATATGGTTCGATCGACCGTCGCTTTAAAACGGAAGATTGGGTCGACGTGCCAGACGGGATCGCCCATTTCCTTGAGCATAAGATGTTCGAGAAAGAAGACGGCGACGTGTTCCAACAGTTCGGACGCCTCGGCGCGTCGGCGAACGCGTTCACGTCGTTCACCCG
This sequence is a window from Exiguobacterium mexicanum. Protein-coding genes within it:
- the yfmF gene encoding EF-P 5-aminopentanol modification-associated protein YfmF; the encoded protein is MKGIEQFQQRLHYSVYPTQKFKTTTCLVSFAAPLSAETIADRALLPYVMEKATEAYPSIELFHTPLEQLYDASLYAGASKVGKEHVIQFQLEVVSDALVGEPVLSEAIKLLEEVLLRPNAYDGAFQPLIVEQEARLQRQRIESVYDDKMRFAQQRLQELLGGELAIQSLGTLEQLEHVTPKTLFDAYTSMIRHDRVDVYVVGDVSREQVTAAFAPLEGLGERLVREYPQPVDREFQRLEEHQTINQSKLHLAYQVDVDPRSEDAVRMQVVNGLFGGFPHSKLFMNVREKESLAYYAASQYSSLSRMLFVYAGIDASNQAKTEAIIADQLADLQAGTFEDETLEQTKAMLYHQRRQLGDNPRQLIAWMSGSDIRPFSLEEEMAIIERTSRDDVAALAKGLDLQAVYCLKGGTV